A single window of Doryrhamphus excisus isolate RoL2022-K1 chromosome 5, RoL_Dexc_1.0, whole genome shotgun sequence DNA harbors:
- the zar1 gene encoding zygote arrest protein 1 has translation MATYGDEPVDSYFYSSYNPYYASRYRPKETSWKYKSYLSHYGDSSEAFNNQQRAQLKSILSKINPKLTPRLRKANTKDVAVQVNPKRDATVQCSLGPRTLVAMKRDVRRRKASEGSSITGESGSPNTAVRYPRTLALYSPIAYRNITYFLAEDKESPPREAMAKGAHEVEGDAVKVDAQKDKDEEEQMEFKQQNSEEGVAAEEGSKGTVMEEGSKGKARVRFQFLEQKYGYYHCRECNLRWESAYVWCVQGTNKVYFKQYCRKCQQEFNPYRVEDITCHTCNKARCCCSVTQRHVDPKRPHRQDLCGRCKGKRLSCDSTFSFKYII, from the exons atggcaacgtACGGCGACGAGCCAGTCGATAGCTATTTCTATTCATCTTACAATCCTTATTACGCGAGCAGGTACCGACCCAAAGAAACGTCGTGGAAGTACAAAAGTTACCTGTCCCACTATGGCGACTCCTCGGAAGCGTTCAACAACCAGCAGCGCGCCCAGCTCAAGTCCATCCTGTCGAAGATCAACCCCAAGCTCACCCCGAGGCTCCGCAAGGCCAACACAAAGGACGTGGCGGTGCAGGTGAACCCCAAGAGGGATGCCACCGTACAGTGCTCCCTCGGGCCGCGCACTCTCGTGGCCATGAAGCGAGACGTCCGACGTAGGAAGGCCTCAGAGGGGTCCTCGATCACCGGCGAGAGTGGTAGCCCCAATACGGCTGTTCGATACCCGCGGACCCTGGCGCTGTACTCCCCCATAGCCTACCGGAACATCACGTACTTCCTGGCGGAGGACAAGGAGTCGCCGCCCCGAGAGGCTATGGCTAAGGGGGCACACGAGGTCGAAGGTGATGCCGTCAAGGTGGACGCCCAGAAGGATAAGGACGAGGAGGAGCAGATGGAGTTCAAACAGCAGAACAGCGAGGAGGGGGTGGCCGCCGAAGAGGGGTCAAAGGGTACAGTCATGGAGGAGGGGTCAAAGGGCAAAGCGCGAGTACGGTTCCAG TTTCTGGAGCAGAAGTATGGCTACTATCACTGCAGAGAATGCAATCTGAGATGGGAAAGTGCCTACGTGTGGTGCGTTCAGGGTACCAACAAG GTTTACTTCAAACAGTACTGCAGGAAATGCCAACAGGAGTTCAACCCGTACCGCGTGGAGGACATCACCTGTCAC ACCTGCAACAAAGCCCGATGCTGCTGCTCTGTGACGCAGCGCCATGTGGACCCCAAACGGCCGCACCGCCAGGACTTGTGTGGCCGTTGCAAAGGCAAGCGACTCTCCTGTGACAGCACATTCAGCTTCAAGTACATCATATGA
- the slc10a4 gene encoding sodium/bile acid cotransporter 4, which yields MVLCFTMLGLGCTVDVSQLGEHIRRPIGVLLALVCQFVIMPLVAFLLALAFSLDDVAAMAVLLCGCCPGGNLSNIMSLLVHGEMNLSIIMTISSTLLALVLMPLCLWIYSRAWINTPVVSLMPFGAIILTLCSTLIPIGLGVMLRYRYTRVADTVLKASLWSLLITLLLLFILTAAMLGPELISTIPLSVYAVALLMPMCGYAAGYGLAVLFDLPPNSRRAVSLETGCQNVQLCTAILKLAFPPQLMGGMYMFPLLYALFQAAEAGVFILVYRLYRKKVLHKADPVRDGEDTDITYQRFQDEDVDFDGSYGAVTVSDPNTIMLDPCPPDPTPV from the exons ATGGTGCTGTGCTTCACCATGCTCgggttgggctgcacggtggacgtgaGCCAGCTGGGGGAGCACATCCGGCGACCTATAGGTGTGTTGTTGGCTCTGGTGTGCCAGTTTGTCATCATGCCCCTGGTTGCCTTTCTGCTTGCTCTGGCCTTCTCTCTGGATGACGTGGCCGCCATGGCGGTCCTTCTGTGCGGATGCTGTCCTGGGGGGAACTTGTCTAACATCATGTCTCTGTTGGTCCATGGAGAGATGAACCTCAG CATCATCATGACCATCTCTTCCACGCTGCTGGCATTGGTCCTGATGCCATTGTGCCTATGGATCTACAGCCGTGCCTGGATCAACACACCTGTGGTCAGCCTCATGCCCTTTGGCGCCATCATTCTCACCCTGTGCAGCACGCTCATCCCCATTGGCCTCGGTGTGATGCTGAGATACCGCTACACGCGTGTAGCTGACACCGTCTTGAAG GCATCCCTCTGGTCCCTGCTCATTACCCTCCTCCTGCTCTTCATCCTAACGGCAGCCATGCTGGGCCCCGAGCTTATCTCCACCATCCCACTGTCGGTCTATGCCGTGGCCCTCCTGATGCCCATGTGTGGCTACGCAGCGGGCTATGGCCTGGCAGTGCTCTTCGACCTACCACCCAACAGCCGTCGCGCTGTCTCCCTGGAGACAGGTTGCCAAAATGTGCAGCTGTGCACAGCCATCCTCAAGCTGGCCTTCCCGCCTCAGCTGATGGGTGGCATGTACATGTTCCCACTGCTCTACGCGCTCTTCCAGGCTGCTGAGGCGGGCGTCTTCATCCTGGTCTACAGGTTGTACCGAAAGAAGGTGCTGCACAAGGCTGACCCAGTGCGGGATGGTGAGGACACGGACATAACATACCAGAGATTTCAGGACGAGGATGTCGACTTTGACGGGTCGTATGGAGCTGTGACAGTGAGCGACCCCAACACCATCATGCTGGACCCCTGTCCTCCGGATCCTACGCCTGTGTAA